Proteins from a single region of Streptomyces glaucescens:
- a CDS encoding SulP family inorganic anion transporter → MTKNPYLRQDFAASLVVFLVALPLCVGVAVASGVPAELGLITGIVGGIVTGLLPGSSLQVSGPAAGLTVLVFEAVREFGLPALGVIVLVAGLLQLVMGALRLGRYFRAISLSVVEGMLAGIGLVIIAGQLYAAAGLEAPASGVDKILGLPGAAVDAFGSTDALASLAVGAGTVAVLVGWKKLPGRAARTVPGALAAVLLATVASLALGLPVATVEVNGLLDSVQPPGLDAFGELASPALLGTVLAFTLIASAESLFSAAAVDRLHDGPRTQYDKELMAQGAGNTVCGALGALPMTAVIVRSSANVAAGARTKASRVLHGVWLLLFAALLPSALALIPLPALAGVLVHAGWKLIPFRQLAALWRGHRGEALILVVTAVSIVAVNMFEGVLVGIALSVVKTAWEASHVRLEVVDKGAGPVQACLSGNATFLRLPKILGSLESLPQDRPVELDLSGLHHLDHACRTALESWAERHSHSGIEPVKLTMAA, encoded by the coding sequence ATGACCAAGAACCCGTATCTCAGGCAGGACTTCGCCGCCTCCCTCGTCGTCTTCCTGGTCGCGCTGCCGCTGTGCGTCGGCGTGGCCGTCGCCTCCGGCGTGCCCGCCGAACTCGGTCTGATCACCGGCATCGTCGGCGGCATCGTCACCGGCCTGCTGCCCGGCAGCAGCCTCCAGGTGTCCGGCCCCGCGGCCGGGCTGACCGTGCTGGTCTTCGAGGCGGTGCGGGAGTTCGGGCTGCCCGCGCTCGGCGTGATCGTGCTCGTGGCCGGACTGCTCCAGCTCGTGATGGGCGCTCTGAGGCTGGGGCGCTACTTCCGGGCGATCTCCCTCTCGGTCGTCGAGGGCATGCTGGCCGGTATCGGCCTGGTCATCATCGCCGGGCAGCTCTACGCGGCGGCGGGGCTGGAAGCGCCGGCCTCCGGTGTCGACAAGATCCTCGGGCTGCCCGGAGCCGCCGTCGACGCCTTCGGCAGCACCGACGCGCTGGCCTCGCTGGCGGTCGGCGCGGGCACCGTCGCGGTGCTGGTCGGCTGGAAGAAGCTGCCGGGCAGGGCGGCCAGGACGGTGCCCGGCGCGCTCGCCGCGGTGCTCCTGGCGACCGTCGCCTCCCTGGCGCTCGGCCTTCCGGTGGCGACGGTCGAGGTGAACGGCCTGCTGGACTCCGTCCAGCCGCCCGGCCTCGACGCCTTCGGCGAGCTGGCGAGCCCGGCGCTGCTCGGCACCGTCCTGGCCTTCACGCTCATCGCGTCCGCCGAGTCCCTGTTCAGCGCGGCGGCCGTGGACCGGCTGCACGACGGTCCGCGCACCCAGTACGACAAGGAGCTGATGGCTCAGGGCGCGGGCAACACGGTGTGCGGCGCGCTGGGCGCGCTGCCGATGACCGCGGTGATCGTGCGCAGCTCGGCGAACGTGGCGGCGGGCGCGAGGACCAAGGCGTCCCGGGTGCTGCACGGCGTCTGGCTGCTGCTGTTCGCGGCGCTGCTGCCGTCCGCGCTGGCCCTGATACCGCTGCCCGCGCTGGCCGGTGTCCTGGTCCACGCGGGCTGGAAGCTGATCCCCTTCCGCCAGCTCGCCGCGCTGTGGCGGGGGCACCGGGGCGAGGCGCTGATCCTCGTGGTCACCGCGGTGTCGATCGTGGCGGTGAACATGTTCGAGGGCGTTCTCGTCGGTATCGCCCTGTCGGTCGTCAAGACCGCCTGGGAGGCCTCGCACGTCAGGCTGGAGGTCGTCGACAAGGGCGCCGGCCCGGTCCAGGCGTGCCTGTCGGGCAACGCGACGTTCCTGCGGCTGCCGAAGATCCTCGGCAGTCTGGAGTCGCTGCCCCAGGACCGCCCGGTGGAGCTCGACCTGTCGGGTCTGCACCACCTCGACCACGCCTGCCGTACGGCGCTGGAAAGCTGGGCCGAGCGGCACAGTCACAGCGGCATCGAACCGGTGAAGCTGACCATGGCCGCCTGA
- a CDS encoding PhoX family protein — MSVSRRQALARTGALAVGIAFTGAVSELFAGTAAAQHMGHTGYGPLVPDPDGLLDLPEGFRYKVLSREGDPLRSGEGRVPSHHDGMAALPGRGGRVHLVRNHENRATARLGVPTVDGLTYDPAGKGGCTALTLDARGNVLSERVAVAGTAVNCSGGPTPWGTWLTCEETEDRAGTNGYAKDHGFIFEVDPADPRRTGAVPLTAMGRFQHEAVAVDPRNGIVYETEDAFVQPFGLFYRFLPNKPLGGTGALRAGGRLQAMRVPGVPDLSAVQEPGACFDGVEWVDVPDPLAEQTSVRLQDYGRKGVTRAQKLEGCYWGGRSVYFVSSYARSEEGSAADHFGQIWRYTPDRRHLTLVVVFGPDTDVRLPGESPDNICLAPSGGLMVCEDGNGAQHVFGVTRKGEVYEMARNRQNIGTEEEPEWGEFAGVAFSPDGRTMYVNCYTPGTTFAVTGPWRG; from the coding sequence ATGTCTGTGTCCCGCCGTCAGGCCCTCGCCCGCACCGGCGCCCTCGCCGTGGGCATCGCGTTCACCGGAGCCGTCTCCGAGCTGTTCGCGGGCACGGCCGCCGCCCAGCACATGGGCCACACCGGCTACGGCCCGCTCGTCCCCGACCCCGACGGCCTGCTCGACCTGCCGGAGGGCTTCCGCTACAAGGTGCTGTCCCGCGAGGGCGACCCGCTGCGCTCCGGCGAGGGCAGGGTGCCCTCCCACCACGACGGCATGGCCGCGCTGCCCGGCCGCGGCGGCCGGGTCCACCTGGTCCGCAACCACGAGAACCGCGCGACGGCCCGCCTCGGGGTCCCCACGGTCGACGGCCTGACGTACGACCCGGCGGGCAAGGGCGGCTGTACGGCCCTCACCCTGGACGCCCGCGGCAACGTCCTCTCCGAGCGGGTCGCCGTCGCCGGCACGGCCGTCAACTGCTCGGGCGGACCGACCCCCTGGGGCACCTGGCTGACCTGCGAGGAGACCGAGGACCGGGCGGGCACCAACGGCTACGCCAAGGACCACGGGTTCATCTTCGAGGTGGACCCGGCCGACCCGCGCCGCACCGGGGCGGTTCCGCTGACCGCGATGGGCCGCTTCCAGCACGAGGCGGTCGCCGTCGACCCGAGGAACGGCATCGTCTACGAGACCGAGGACGCCTTCGTCCAGCCCTTCGGCCTGTTCTACCGCTTCCTGCCGAACAAGCCGCTCGGCGGCACCGGCGCGCTGCGCGCGGGCGGACGCCTCCAGGCGATGCGGGTGCCGGGCGTGCCCGACCTGTCGGCCGTCCAGGAACCGGGCGCCTGCTTCGACGGTGTCGAGTGGGTGGACGTCCCCGACCCGCTGGCCGAGCAGACCTCGGTCCGCCTCCAGGACTACGGCCGGAAGGGCGTCACCCGCGCGCAGAAGCTGGAGGGCTGCTACTGGGGCGGGCGCAGCGTGTACTTCGTGTCGTCGTACGCCCGCAGCGAGGAGGGGTCGGCCGCCGACCACTTCGGGCAGATCTGGCGCTACACCCCGGACCGGCGGCACCTCACCCTGGTCGTCGTCTTCGGCCCGGACACCGATGTCCGGCTGCCCGGCGAGTCCCCGGACAACATCTGCCTCGCGCCCAGCGGTGGCCTCATGGTCTGCGAGGACGGCAACGGGGCGCAGCACGTCTTCGGCGTCACCCGCAAGGGGGAGGTGTACGAGATGGCGCGCAACCGCCAGAACATCGGCACCGAGGAGGAGCCGGAGTGGGGGGAGTTCGCGGGCGTCGCCTTCTCCCCCGACGGCCGGACGATGTACGTCAACTGCTACACGCCCGGCACGACGTTCGCCGTGACGGGGCCCTGGCGCGGGTAG
- a CDS encoding polysaccharide deacetylase family protein encodes MILLVRRIAAVCALGAALAACGPGNPRAGSRATPPAPAGPAPTRPPTLAPGPGGLTPVFHHGPRSQADRTVALTFDADMTADQGPRAAAGERFDHPELITTLRTLKVPATVFMTGRWAEEYPAEARSIGRDPLFEVANHSYSHYAFTDDCYGLPTVAEERMRADVTRAYAAFRAAGVPEAKPYFRFPGGCYDRRALRALSGTGVTAVQWDVVGGDAFATDAGAVSRQVLRGVRPGSVVVLHCTRSAAPATERAIRTIVPELRRRGYRFVKVSELIGSAPR; translated from the coding sequence ATGATCCTTCTCGTACGACGTATCGCCGCCGTCTGTGCGCTCGGTGCCGCACTCGCCGCGTGCGGCCCCGGGAACCCCCGTGCCGGCTCCCGGGCCACCCCGCCCGCCCCCGCCGGCCCCGCACCGACCCGGCCGCCCACACTGGCGCCCGGTCCCGGCGGACTGACCCCGGTCTTCCACCACGGCCCCCGGTCGCAGGCCGACAGGACCGTCGCGCTCACCTTCGACGCCGACATGACCGCCGACCAGGGGCCGAGAGCGGCGGCCGGCGAACGGTTCGACCACCCCGAGCTGATCACCACGCTGCGCACGCTGAAGGTGCCGGCCACCGTCTTCATGACCGGCCGCTGGGCCGAGGAGTACCCGGCCGAGGCCCGCTCCATCGGCCGCGACCCCCTGTTCGAGGTCGCCAACCACTCCTACAGCCACTACGCCTTCACCGACGACTGCTACGGCCTGCCGACCGTCGCCGAGGAGCGGATGCGGGCGGACGTGACACGGGCGTACGCCGCCTTCCGCGCGGCCGGCGTGCCCGAGGCCAAGCCGTACTTCCGCTTCCCCGGCGGCTGCTACGACCGCCGCGCCCTGCGCGCGCTCAGCGGCACCGGCGTCACCGCCGTGCAGTGGGACGTGGTCGGCGGCGACGCCTTCGCGACGGACGCCGGCGCCGTCTCCCGGCAGGTGCTCCGCGGCGTGCGGCCCGGCTCGGTGGTCGTCCTGCACTGCACGCGCAGCGCGGCGCCGGCGACCGAGCGGGCGATCCGCACGATCGTGCCCGAGCTGCGCCGCCGGGGCTACCGCTTCGTGAAGGTGTCGGAGCTGATCGGGTCCGCACCGCGCTGA
- the zapE gene encoding cell division protein ZapE, producing MSSTPAPADRPPIADPAAPLSLCAREPHVPAERLVAEMVPPPRFDAVRFGTYIPDPNQPSQTEAVGVLESFAAGLGGAHASGKGTVRRGFLGFGRAKAPKAPAGPRGVYLDGGYGVGKTHLLASLWHATPAEPALKAFGTFVELTNLVGALGFQQTVRTLSGHRLLCIDEFELDDPGDTVLVSTLLGKLVEAGVALAATSNTLPGKLGEGRFAAADFLREIQGLSAHFRTLRIDGEDYRHRGLPEAPALFSDEQVTKTAHATEGASLDDFPRLLDHLARVHPSRYGALTDGLKAVCLTGVRPVPDQSTALRLVVLADRLYDREVPVLASGLPFDRLFSEEMLEGGYRKKYFRAISRLTALARDAKRLVTPGEAP from the coding sequence GTGTCCAGCACCCCCGCCCCCGCCGACCGCCCGCCGATAGCCGACCCGGCGGCGCCCCTCTCCCTGTGCGCCCGCGAACCCCACGTCCCCGCGGAGCGCCTCGTCGCGGAGATGGTCCCTCCGCCCCGGTTCGACGCGGTCCGTTTCGGCACGTACATCCCGGACCCCAACCAGCCCAGCCAGACCGAGGCCGTCGGCGTCCTGGAGTCCTTCGCGGCAGGCCTCGGCGGCGCGCACGCCAGCGGGAAGGGCACGGTCCGGCGCGGCTTCCTCGGCTTCGGCAGGGCGAAGGCCCCGAAGGCCCCGGCCGGCCCCCGGGGCGTGTACCTCGACGGCGGCTACGGCGTGGGCAAGACCCACCTGCTGGCCTCCCTCTGGCACGCCACCCCCGCCGAGCCCGCCCTGAAGGCCTTCGGCACGTTCGTGGAGCTGACGAACCTCGTCGGCGCCCTCGGTTTCCAGCAGACGGTGCGGACGCTGTCCGGACACCGCCTGCTGTGCATCGACGAGTTCGAGCTGGACGACCCGGGCGACACGGTCCTGGTGTCGACGCTGCTGGGCAAGCTGGTCGAGGCGGGTGTCGCGCTCGCCGCGACGTCCAACACCCTGCCGGGCAAGCTGGGCGAGGGCCGTTTCGCGGCGGCCGACTTCCTGCGCGAGATCCAGGGTCTGTCCGCGCACTTCCGCACCTTGCGCATCGACGGCGAGGACTACCGCCACCGCGGTCTGCCGGAGGCCCCGGCCCTGTTCTCCGACGAGCAGGTGACGAAGACGGCGCACGCCACCGAGGGCGCCTCCCTGGACGACTTCCCGCGGCTGCTGGACCATCTGGCCCGCGTGCACCCGAGCCGCTACGGCGCGCTCACGGACGGGCTGAAGGCGGTCTGCCTCACCGGGGTCCGGCCGGTGCCCGACCAGTCGACCGCCCTGCGGCTCGTCGTCCTGGCGGACCGGCTCTACGACCGCGAGGTCCCGGTGCTCGCCTCCGGACTGCCGTTCGACCGGCTGTTCAGCGAGGAGATGCTGGAGGGCGGATACCGGAAGAAGTACTTCCGGGCGATCTCCCGCCTGACCGCGCTGGCCCGTGACGCCAAGCGCCTGGTGACACCGGGAGAAGCCCCGTAG
- a CDS encoding DUF692 domain-containing protein has product MERLGTGIGWRPEIADAVEAMPGVDWVEVVAENVCPGHLPDSLRRLRERGVTVVPHGVSLGLGGADRPDPARLTALAERAGALGSPLVTEHIAFVRAGGPLTASPSLEAGHLLPVPRTRDALDVLCENVRIAQDALPVPLAVENIAALISWPGEEMTEGQFLYELADRTGVRLLIDVANLYTNHVNRGEDPAEALAELPLEAIAYVHVAGGFERDGVWHDSHAHPVPRPVLGILADLASRVRPPGVLLERDENFPGPAELEGELTAIREALREGRARAASAPVPEDAGSSSREPARPGTGAVADPVPGTAGPARERLGLAQTALLSALVAGTPAPEGFDRARLAVQARALAGKRAGIVAKVAPELPGLLGDAYRPEFLAYAHGRPMTGGYRRDALEFAEHLLRSGRLEARVRREVRTWWRERSGPVPYSSRPAVRLARGARRVLLGR; this is encoded by the coding sequence GTGGAGCGACTCGGGACGGGGATCGGGTGGCGGCCGGAGATCGCGGACGCGGTCGAGGCGATGCCGGGCGTCGACTGGGTGGAGGTCGTCGCCGAGAACGTGTGCCCCGGCCACCTGCCGGACTCGCTGCGGCGGCTGCGCGAGCGCGGGGTGACCGTCGTGCCGCACGGTGTCTCCCTGGGCCTCGGCGGGGCGGACCGGCCGGACCCGGCCCGGCTCACGGCGCTGGCCGAGCGCGCCGGGGCGCTGGGTTCGCCGCTGGTCACCGAGCACATCGCGTTCGTCCGCGCGGGCGGGCCGCTGACCGCCTCGCCGTCTCTGGAGGCGGGTCACCTGCTGCCGGTGCCGCGCACCCGGGACGCGCTGGACGTGCTGTGCGAGAACGTGCGGATCGCGCAGGACGCGCTGCCGGTGCCGCTGGCGGTGGAGAACATCGCGGCGCTGATCTCCTGGCCGGGCGAGGAGATGACGGAGGGCCAGTTCCTGTACGAGCTGGCGGACCGCACGGGCGTACGGCTGCTGATCGACGTGGCGAACCTGTACACCAACCACGTCAACCGCGGCGAGGACCCGGCCGAGGCGCTCGCCGAGCTGCCCCTGGAGGCCATCGCGTACGTCCATGTCGCGGGCGGTTTCGAGCGGGACGGCGTCTGGCACGACAGCCACGCCCACCCCGTTCCGCGTCCGGTCCTCGGCATCCTGGCCGACCTCGCCTCACGGGTCCGGCCGCCGGGCGTGCTGCTGGAGCGGGACGAGAACTTCCCCGGGCCGGCGGAGCTGGAGGGTGAGCTGACGGCGATCCGGGAGGCACTGCGGGAGGGCCGGGCGCGGGCGGCCTCGGCCCCGGTGCCGGAGGATGCGGGGTCCTCGTCCCGCGAGCCCGCCCGGCCCGGAACCGGGGCGGTCGCGGACCCGGTGCCCGGTACGGCCGGTCCCGCCCGTGAGCGGCTCGGTCTCGCTCAGACCGCCCTGCTGTCCGCGCTCGTCGCGGGGACGCCCGCGCCGGAGGGGTTCGACCGGGCGCGGCTCGCCGTGCAGGCGCGGGCGCTGGCCGGGAAGCGGGCGGGGATCGTGGCGAAGGTGGCGCCGGAGCTGCCGGGCCTGCTCGGGGACGCGTACCGGCCCGAGTTCCTGGCGTACGCCCACGGCCGTCCGATGACCGGCGGCTACCGGCGCGACGCCCTGGAGTTCGCCGAGCACCTGCTGCGCTCGGGCCGGCTGGAGGCCCGGGTGCGGCGGGAGGTGCGGACGTGGTGGCGGGAGCGGTCGGGACCTGTGCCGTACTCGTCGCGTCCGGCCGTCCGGCTGGCCCGGGGCGCCCGCCGGGTGCTGCTCGGCCGCTGA
- a CDS encoding DUF1206 domain-containing protein gives MRTRRHPARGTGAARARRAANGPVVGTGARWGLAARGALYLLIGVLALRIATGSGGSREADSSGAVQELVRRPFGEALVWAIGIGLVGMAVWRLSEALFGASGPGGHKASKRALNAGRCVFYGFAAFSVLTFVTSSENSEGSDATSRDLTARALELPLGRWLVGLAGLVVLGIGVGIGVRAARRTFHKHLERARMSRRARRVVDVLGVTGGVARGLVYAAAGVFVVTAAWDYDAGKAKGLDGTLRALAGTPAGPWLLAAVALGLAVFGLFSVALARYRRV, from the coding sequence ATGAGAACGCGCCGTCACCCGGCGCGCGGCACCGGGGCCGCCCGGGCGCGCCGCGCGGCGAACGGCCCGGTCGTCGGCACCGGCGCCCGCTGGGGTCTGGCGGCACGCGGCGCGCTGTACCTGCTGATCGGTGTGCTGGCGCTGCGCATCGCCACCGGGAGCGGCGGTTCCAGGGAGGCGGACAGCAGCGGCGCCGTGCAGGAACTGGTCCGCCGGCCGTTCGGTGAGGCACTGGTGTGGGCGATCGGCATCGGCCTGGTCGGCATGGCGGTGTGGCGGCTGTCCGAGGCCCTGTTCGGGGCGTCCGGACCGGGCGGCCACAAGGCGTCCAAGCGGGCTCTGAACGCCGGGCGCTGCGTCTTCTACGGGTTCGCGGCGTTCTCCGTGCTGACGTTCGTGACCTCCTCCGAGAACAGCGAGGGCAGCGACGCGACGTCGCGGGACCTCACCGCGCGCGCCCTCGAACTGCCGCTCGGCCGCTGGCTGGTGGGTCTCGCGGGACTCGTCGTGCTGGGGATCGGCGTGGGGATCGGGGTGCGCGCGGCCCGGCGCACGTTCCACAAGCACCTGGAGAGGGCGCGGATGTCCCGGCGGGCCCGGCGGGTCGTGGACGTCCTGGGGGTCACCGGCGGAGTGGCGCGCGGTCTGGTCTACGCGGCGGCCGGCGTCTTCGTGGTGACCGCCGCTTGGGACTACGACGCCGGGAAGGCCAAGGGCCTGGACGGTACCCTGCGGGCTCTCGCGGGCACCCCGGCGGGGCCCTGGCTGCTGGCTGCGGTGGCGCTCGGCCTGGCCGTCTTCGGTCTGTTCTCCGTGGCGCTGGCCCGCTACCGCCGGGTGTGA
- a CDS encoding peptidyl-tRNA hydrolase, which produces MTQDASVPDPAVPGPAPSAGSPFRSARSGRDEAPQFVLPLVVRIERAAPPARTDALETAARAVLVMLSDERSQGDGEWARAVRDWEDARIRKVVRRARGAEWRRARELPGITVTGKAAEVRVFPPVPLDGWPRELARLQVSGTELDDPEPPAAEDPGAPVLWLNPGVEMSAGKAMAQAGHGAQLAWWELSGEERAAWRDAGFPLAVRTAGPARWQRLLAGGLPVVRDAGFTEIAPGPTVVAEGGSHVCPLRPGHRP; this is translated from the coding sequence GTGACACAGGATGCCTCCGTTCCCGACCCGGCCGTTCCCGGCCCCGCCCCTTCCGCGGGCAGCCCCTTCCGGTCCGCCCGCTCCGGCCGCGACGAGGCTCCGCAGTTCGTGCTGCCCCTGGTCGTACGGATCGAACGGGCCGCGCCCCCGGCCCGCACCGACGCACTGGAGACGGCGGCCCGCGCGGTGCTGGTGATGCTGTCCGACGAGCGGTCGCAGGGGGACGGCGAATGGGCCCGGGCCGTCCGGGACTGGGAGGACGCCCGGATCCGCAAGGTGGTGCGGCGGGCACGCGGCGCCGAGTGGCGCCGGGCTCGGGAGCTGCCCGGGATCACGGTCACCGGCAAGGCGGCGGAGGTGCGGGTGTTCCCGCCGGTGCCGCTGGACGGCTGGCCGAGGGAACTGGCGAGGCTCCAGGTGTCCGGGACCGAACTCGACGACCCCGAGCCGCCGGCCGCGGAAGATCCGGGCGCGCCGGTGCTGTGGCTGAACCCCGGCGTGGAGATGTCCGCGGGGAAGGCCATGGCGCAGGCCGGGCACGGCGCTCAACTGGCCTGGTGGGAGCTGTCCGGCGAGGAGCGCGCGGCCTGGCGCGACGCCGGTTTCCCGCTCGCCGTACGCACCGCCGGACCCGCGCGCTGGCAGCGACTGCTGGCCGGCGGACTGCCGGTGGTGCGCGACGCGGGCTTCACGGAGATCGCCCCCGGGCCGACGGTCGTGGCCGAGGGTGGCAGCCACGTGTGCCCCCTGCGGCCCGGACACCGGCCGTAG
- a CDS encoding carbonic anhydrase → MQPLIDNARTFGQRPEEFADLAAGQSPEVLFITCSDSRVVPALITGARPGQLFELRTAGNIVPPYASGTPTGEAATIEYAVEVLGVQDIVVCGHSHCGAVGALVRGDDLATVPAVRNWLAHAAGEPRATDPADPEVAEAVQHHVLSQLLRLRSYPCVERRLADGRLRLRGWYYEVHTGRVREHRADSDAFEAL, encoded by the coding sequence ATGCAGCCCCTCATCGACAACGCCCGCACGTTCGGACAGCGCCCTGAGGAGTTCGCCGACCTCGCGGCAGGCCAGTCCCCCGAGGTCCTGTTCATCACCTGTTCCGACTCCCGGGTCGTCCCGGCCCTGATCACGGGCGCCCGTCCCGGCCAGCTGTTCGAGCTGCGCACCGCGGGCAACATCGTGCCCCCGTACGCCTCCGGCACCCCCACCGGCGAGGCGGCCACCATCGAGTACGCCGTGGAGGTCCTCGGCGTCCAGGACATCGTGGTCTGCGGGCACTCCCACTGCGGTGCCGTCGGCGCGCTGGTGCGCGGCGACGACCTCGCCACCGTGCCCGCCGTGCGGAACTGGCTGGCGCACGCCGCCGGCGAGCCGAGGGCCACCGACCCGGCGGACCCCGAGGTCGCCGAGGCGGTGCAGCACCACGTGCTGTCCCAGCTGCTGCGGCTGCGGTCCTACCCGTGCGTGGAGCGGCGGCTGGCGGACGGCCGGCTCCGGCTGCGCGGCTGGTACTACGAGGTGCACACCGGCCGGGTCCGCGAACACCGCGCGGACAGCGACGCGTTCGAGGCGCTGTGA
- a CDS encoding ATP-binding cassette domain-containing protein yields MGRERRLEGVGRRYGARGPWVLRGVGLSVPPGALIRVEGANGTGKSTLLRLLAGLDAPTEGRVTGRPRTAYVPERFPGALPFTPAGYLRHLGAVHGLSRARAARAADVWLERFGAAAHARTPMRRLSKGSSQKVAVAQALLADPELLVLDEAWTGLDAAARAELERAVAERTADGGAVVFVDHDPRRLAGAPVAVHVVRDGALHRRTGQPAPAPGPRATVEVQGPPGAALPAGVLRLAASAAETAPGRHRLSVPATRSDVVLRALLTAAPPWHVVSVRPPADPESPR; encoded by the coding sequence GTGGGGCGGGAACGGCGACTTGAGGGGGTGGGCCGCCGCTACGGGGCGCGCGGACCCTGGGTGCTGCGGGGAGTCGGCCTGTCCGTGCCGCCCGGTGCCCTGATCCGCGTGGAGGGCGCCAACGGCACCGGCAAGTCGACCCTCCTGCGCCTGCTCGCGGGCCTGGACGCGCCCACCGAGGGCCGGGTCACCGGCCGGCCGCGCACCGCCTACGTCCCCGAGCGCTTCCCGGGGGCCCTGCCGTTCACCCCGGCCGGCTACCTCCGGCACCTGGGCGCCGTGCACGGCCTGTCCCGCGCACGGGCCGCCCGCGCCGCCGACGTCTGGCTGGAGCGTTTCGGCGCCGCCGCGCACGCCCGCACACCCATGCGGCGGCTGTCGAAGGGCAGCAGCCAGAAGGTGGCCGTCGCGCAGGCGCTGCTCGCCGATCCGGAGCTGCTCGTGCTGGACGAGGCGTGGACCGGCCTGGACGCCGCGGCCCGCGCCGAGCTGGAACGGGCGGTCGCCGAGCGGACGGCGGACGGGGGCGCCGTCGTCTTCGTCGACCACGATCCGCGGCGGCTGGCCGGTGCGCCCGTCGCCGTCCACGTCGTCCGCGACGGCGCCCTGCACCGCCGTACCGGACAGCCGGCCCCGGCGCCCGGCCCGCGGGCCACCGTCGAGGTGCAGGGACCGCCCGGCGCGGCGCTGCCCGCCGGCGTCCTGCGGCTGGCCGCCTCGGCCGCCGAGACGGCCCCGGGCCGGCACCGGCTCTCCGTCCCCGCCACCCGTTCCGACGTCGTGCTGCGCGCGCTGCTGACGGCGGCCCCGCCCTGGCACGTCGTCTCGGTGCGCCCCCCCGCCGACCCGGAAAGTCCTCGATGA
- a CDS encoding slipin family protein codes for MMEELLGAAAAVGCAGVVYVAAAARIVKQYERGVVFRLGRLLDGVRGPGFTLIVPFVDRLHKVNLQIVTMPVPAQEGITRDNVTVRVDAVVYFKVVDAPSALIKVEDYKFAVSQMAQTSLRSIIGKSDLDDLLSNREKLNQGLELMIDSPAVGWGVQVDRVEIKDVSLPETMKRSMARQAEADRERRARIINADAELQASKKLAEAAHQMADAPSALQLRLLQTVMAVAAEKNSTLVLPIPVELLRFLERGRDQEADGSGETGAERAPERTTAQLTERTGAQPGERTPAERTTGRAARPTPEPAPPPAVGL; via the coding sequence ATGATGGAGGAGCTGCTGGGGGCGGCTGCGGCGGTCGGCTGCGCGGGCGTGGTGTACGTCGCGGCGGCGGCGCGGATCGTGAAGCAGTACGAACGCGGGGTGGTCTTCCGGCTGGGCCGGCTCCTGGACGGGGTGCGCGGCCCGGGCTTCACCCTGATCGTTCCGTTCGTCGACCGGCTGCACAAGGTCAATCTGCAGATCGTCACGATGCCCGTACCGGCCCAGGAGGGCATCACCCGCGACAACGTGACCGTGCGGGTCGACGCGGTGGTGTACTTCAAGGTCGTCGACGCGCCGAGCGCGCTGATCAAGGTCGAGGACTACAAGTTCGCCGTGTCGCAGATGGCGCAGACCTCGCTGCGCTCGATCATCGGCAAGAGCGACCTCGACGACCTGCTCTCCAACCGCGAGAAGCTCAATCAGGGCCTGGAGCTGATGATCGACAGCCCTGCCGTCGGCTGGGGCGTCCAGGTCGACCGGGTGGAGATCAAGGACGTGTCGCTGCCGGAGACCATGAAGCGCTCGATGGCCCGGCAGGCCGAGGCGGACCGTGAGCGGCGGGCCCGGATCATCAACGCCGACGCGGAGCTGCAGGCGTCGAAGAAGCTGGCCGAGGCCGCCCACCAGATGGCCGACGCGCCCTCGGCGCTCCAGCTGCGGCTGCTCCAGACGGTGATGGCGGTGGCGGCGGAGAAGAACTCCACGCTGGTGCTGCCCATCCCGGTGGAGCTGCTGCGCTTCCTGGAGCGGGGCCGGGACCAGGAGGCGGACGGCAGCGGGGAGACCGGTGCGGAACGGGCACCGGAGCGGACCACCGCGCAGCTCACCGAGCGGACCGGCGCACAGCCCGGTGAACGGACGCCCGCCGAACGGACCACCGGCCGGGCCGCGCGACCGACCCCGGAACCGGCCCCTCCGCCGGCGGTGGGCCTATGA